In the genome of Defluviitalea raffinosedens, one region contains:
- a CDS encoding efflux RND transporter permease subunit: MSKAQDTNFMTKVATVIVDRRKLFFFIFAVLIVFSAFSRNWVNVENKLSAYLAEDSETNMGLKIMEDEFLTYGSAKVMVANISYEQAEMLAGRIEGIEGVSGVDFDESTDHYKDASALFNVTFAYDEKDDRCLEALEILKEELSGYDLYIDTELGNPTAKIITSEVSIITIYAAIIVVSALILTSRTYAEIPVLIMTFLAAAIINMGTNFFFGTISFVSDSVTIVLQLAMSIDYALIFCHRYLEEHEQLPAREAVITALSKAIPEISASSLTTIGGLLAMTFMQYKIGLDMGVVLIKAILLSLLSVFTLMPGLLMVFSNLIDKTKHKNFVPKISFVGEFAYRTRKIIPPIFLLVLVVAMYWSGKVSYVYGYSFLKTPRLNELQIADSMIEDTFGSENLIAMLVPSGDYEAEAKLLKELESYDETDRTMGLANIEAMDGYMLTDKLTPREFSELIDLDYEMAKVLYGLYAVNDENYAKVVSGLDSYSVPLIDMFMFLYEQVDEGYITVEDDVREDLEEAYAQMNDAKQQLQGENFSRMLIYLNLPQEGKDTFAFLDTMHQIADKYYDGDIYLVGEPTSQYDLSKAFVHDNTLVSILSVVFVIVVLLMTFTSVGMPILLIMVIQGSIWINFSFPFLSKTNVFFMSYLIASSIQMGTNIDYAIVISSRYQDLKSKMHPRDAIIETMNLAFPTLITSGMILAVAGILIGNMTSEPAIVGIGQSIGRGTIISLILVMFVLPQILLLGDKVIEKTSFSINTPVRAQNARGVVYVNGRINGKVSGTITGIVRGIIRGDVSALVESGEMKLVGEESEEQEVEIYEKL, translated from the coding sequence ATGAGTAAAGCACAAGATACAAATTTTATGACTAAAGTGGCTACTGTTATTGTAGATAGGCGCAAGCTCTTTTTCTTTATATTTGCTGTACTGATTGTTTTTTCTGCTTTTTCTCGAAATTGGGTAAATGTTGAAAATAAACTGTCAGCTTATCTTGCTGAGGATTCTGAAACGAACATGGGTCTGAAAATTATGGAAGATGAATTTCTTACTTATGGGTCAGCAAAGGTCATGGTTGCAAATATTTCCTACGAACAGGCAGAAATGCTCGCTGGACGCATTGAAGGGATAGAGGGTGTTTCTGGTGTTGATTTTGATGAAAGTACGGATCACTATAAAGATGCTTCAGCCCTTTTTAATGTAACTTTTGCATATGATGAGAAAGATGATCGATGCCTTGAAGCATTGGAAATATTAAAAGAGGAACTCTCTGGATATGATCTTTACATAGATACTGAGTTGGGAAACCCTACGGCGAAAATTATTACCAGTGAAGTAAGTATCATTACTATATATGCAGCCATTATTGTTGTAAGTGCCTTGATTTTAACTTCCAGAACATATGCTGAAATACCTGTTTTGATTATGACTTTTTTGGCAGCAGCAATTATCAATATGGGTACAAACTTCTTCTTTGGGACGATTTCATTCGTATCAGATTCGGTTACGATTGTATTGCAACTTGCAATGTCCATAGACTATGCGCTCATTTTTTGCCATCGATACCTGGAAGAGCATGAGCAATTGCCGGCGAGAGAGGCAGTTATTACGGCATTAAGCAAGGCTATTCCAGAAATTTCAGCAAGTAGTCTGACTACCATTGGTGGATTGCTGGCAATGACTTTTATGCAGTACAAGATTGGATTAGATATGGGTGTTGTACTTATAAAGGCTATTTTATTAAGTTTGTTGTCAGTATTTACGCTGATGCCGGGACTTTTGATGGTGTTCAGCAACCTGATAGACAAAACCAAACATAAGAATTTTGTTCCCAAAATTTCTTTTGTAGGAGAGTTTGCTTATCGAACAAGAAAAATTATACCGCCCATTTTTCTTTTAGTACTGGTAGTAGCAATGTACTGGTCAGGAAAAGTTTCGTATGTTTATGGCTATTCGTTCTTAAAAACACCGAGGCTAAATGAACTACAGATTGCGGACTCGATGATTGAAGATACTTTTGGTTCTGAAAATCTCATTGCAATGTTAGTGCCTTCTGGTGATTATGAAGCTGAGGCTAAGTTGCTTAAGGAACTGGAAAGTTATGATGAGACTGATCGCACGATGGGGCTTGCAAATATTGAGGCGATGGATGGTTACATGCTTACAGATAAACTGACACCCAGAGAATTTTCTGAGTTGATTGATTTGGATTATGAAATGGCTAAAGTTCTGTATGGGCTTTATGCAGTAAACGATGAAAATTATGCTAAAGTAGTCAGTGGTTTGGATTCATACAGTGTACCTTTGATTGACATGTTTATGTTTTTGTATGAACAGGTAGACGAGGGATATATAACAGTAGAGGATGATGTGCGGGAGGATTTGGAAGAAGCCTATGCACAGATGAACGATGCAAAACAGCAGCTGCAAGGGGAAAATTTTAGTCGTATGCTGATCTATCTGAATCTTCCACAAGAAGGAAAAGATACGTTTGCATTCCTCGACACCATGCATCAAATTGCTGACAAATATTATGATGGTGACATTTATTTGGTTGGTGAACCTACGAGTCAATACGATCTGTCTAAAGCATTTGTTCATGACAATACCTTAGTCAGTATTTTATCTGTTGTATTCGTTATTGTTGTTTTGCTTATGACTTTTACATCAGTGGGTATGCCCATACTCTTAATTATGGTTATTCAGGGAAGTATCTGGATTAATTTTTCATTCCCATTTTTGTCTAAAACCAATGTATTTTTTATGAGTTATCTGATTGCCAGCTCAATCCAGATGGGTACAAATATCGACTATGCTATTGTTATTTCCAGTCGATATCAGGATCTGAAAAGTAAAATGCATCCACGAGATGCGATTATTGAAACCATGAATTTGGCATTTCCAACCTTGATTACTTCTGGAATGATTCTTGCAGTAGCCGGTATTCTGATTGGAAATATGACTTCGGAACCTGCGATCGTTGGTATTGGGCAAAGTATTGGCCGGGGTACGATCATATCTCTTATTCTGGTTATGTTTGTTTTACCACAAATTTTACTGCTGGGGGATAAAGTAATTGAAAAAACATCGTTCTCGATCAATACGCCTGTGCGCGCACAGAATGCCAGAGGAGTGGTATATGTCAACGGACGTATTAATGGTAAAGTGTCAGGTACGATTACTGGTATTGTTCGTGGTATTATCCGAGGAGATGTGAGTGCTCTTGTTGAATCCGGAGAAATGAAACTGGTTGGTGAGGAATCCGAAGAGCAGGAGGTGGAAATATATGAAAAACTTTAA
- a CDS encoding MFS transporter: MAILLLIIIYISYIGLGIPDSLFGAAWPVIYREFNLPVSASSIVSMLIYAGTIISSFMGARMIAKLGTAKVGSLSTILTAVALFAFSKSTGLATFCFWAIPLGIGAGAIDVAMNNYVALHYNNMQMNFLHCFYGVGVSLSPYLMSFALSDNSDWRRGYTTMFILQAVIALIMTLSIPLWRKVKFDDTTEETTQKLLSVKQIVMMPAVRSHVEVMMFSCGIESTCLIWGATFLADGKGFEPDRAAALVTLYFVGVTLGRFASGLLASKLRPDILIYGGQAITGLAIILMFITANPYFAVVGLFTVGFGNGSLFPNMTHLTPLNFGKELSQSIIGFQMGMCYMAIMLVPPVFSLIAQFVGAKMFPVYMFILYLSMMFSTGLLRKRLKHSPTC; this comes from the coding sequence ATGGCTATACTGCTTTTAATCATTATTTATATTTCATATATTGGTTTGGGTATTCCTGATTCGCTTTTTGGAGCGGCATGGCCTGTTATTTATCGGGAATTCAATCTTCCTGTATCAGCATCTTCCATTGTTTCAATGCTTATTTATGCTGGCACAATCATCTCGAGTTTTATGGGTGCAAGAATGATTGCAAAACTTGGAACTGCAAAAGTTGGTTCTTTAAGTACTATATTAACAGCTGTGGCATTATTTGCTTTTTCGAAGTCGACAGGTCTTGCAACCTTTTGTTTTTGGGCAATACCCCTTGGCATAGGAGCAGGAGCCATAGATGTTGCGATGAATAATTATGTTGCTTTGCATTATAACAATATGCAGATGAATTTTCTGCATTGCTTTTACGGAGTAGGAGTCTCTCTGAGTCCTTATCTTATGTCATTTGCCCTTTCAGACAATTCCGACTGGCGCAGAGGATATACAACTATGTTTATTTTACAGGCAGTCATTGCTTTGATTATGACACTGTCAATTCCTCTGTGGAGAAAGGTAAAATTTGACGATACTACAGAGGAAACCACGCAAAAACTGCTATCAGTTAAGCAAATAGTCATGATGCCAGCTGTTCGTTCTCATGTAGAAGTCATGATGTTCTCTTGTGGAATTGAATCCACCTGTCTCATATGGGGAGCAACATTTCTCGCAGATGGAAAGGGTTTCGAGCCGGACAGAGCAGCTGCACTTGTTACGCTGTATTTTGTTGGAGTTACATTGGGCAGATTTGCATCGGGGCTACTTGCATCAAAACTCAGACCTGATATCCTTATTTATGGGGGGCAAGCTATTACCGGACTTGCGATTATTCTGATGTTTATTACAGCAAACCCATATTTTGCTGTTGTGGGACTATTTACAGTTGGTTTTGGCAACGGAAGTTTATTTCCGAATATGACACATTTGACACCATTGAATTTCGGAAAAGAATTGTCGCAGTCAATCATTGGATTTCAAATGGGAATGTGTTATATGGCAATCATGCTGGTTCCACCCGTTTTCAGTCTGATTGCACAGTTTGTCGGTGCTAAAATGTTCCCTGTCTATATGTTTATTTTATATTTGTCTATGATGTTTTCAACTGGATTGCTGAGAAAACGCTTAAAACATAGTCCGACTTGTTAA
- a CDS encoding chemotaxis response regulator protein-glutamate methylesterase yields the protein MTDRIKVLIADDSALMRKVLKEIVMTDPSLEVIGTARNGEDAIKKVHELKPDVVTMDINMPVMDGLTAMQYILSDYPDIPVLMVSSLTDEGALITFEALELGAFDYVTKPSGTVSSNIHVVGREIIQKIKLGFEYAKKRNTLRRSERRSTTVKAKITIPATKTSISASTGLSKIILIGISTGGPRTLMEVLPMLPQDLQAALVIIQHMPPSFTSSFAKRLDSACPFPIKEAEPGDVLQDGRGYLAPGGYQLLIRREGMIRLSHNPQTVFMPSVNVTMESALDTFGGKKLIGVLMTGMGDDGADAMVKIRKAGGITIAEDESTAVVFGMPREAIERGGAEIVVPSYKIADEIIKAVRKS from the coding sequence GTGACCGACAGAATAAAAGTATTAATTGCAGATGATTCAGCCCTTATGAGAAAGGTTCTGAAAGAAATCGTCATGACCGATCCAAGTCTTGAAGTAATTGGAACAGCGAGGAACGGAGAGGATGCCATTAAAAAAGTTCATGAGTTAAAACCGGATGTGGTAACTATGGACATCAATATGCCTGTTATGGATGGTTTGACAGCTATGCAGTATATATTGAGCGATTATCCGGATATACCTGTTTTGATGGTGAGTTCACTTACTGATGAAGGAGCTTTGATAACTTTTGAAGCTCTTGAACTTGGTGCCTTTGATTATGTTACTAAACCTTCAGGAACTGTATCTTCCAACATCCATGTTGTCGGAAGGGAAATTATACAAAAAATTAAACTGGGTTTTGAATATGCCAAAAAGAGAAATACGCTTCGAAGAAGTGAAAGGCGCAGTACTACAGTTAAGGCCAAAATAACAATACCTGCGACTAAAACATCCATATCTGCTAGTACTGGCCTTTCAAAAATTATCCTCATAGGTATTTCTACAGGTGGTCCTCGGACATTAATGGAAGTTCTTCCAATGCTCCCACAGGATTTACAGGCTGCTCTTGTGATCATACAACACATGCCGCCTTCATTTACTTCTTCTTTTGCAAAAAGACTGGATAGTGCTTGCCCATTCCCGATCAAGGAAGCAGAGCCAGGAGATGTTCTTCAGGACGGGAGAGGTTATCTGGCTCCAGGAGGATATCAACTTTTGATCAGAAGGGAAGGGATGATTCGGCTTTCTCATAATCCTCAAACTGTTTTTATGCCATCGGTAAATGTGACAATGGAATCTGCACTGGATACCTTTGGAGGAAAGAAATTGATAGGCGTTCTTATGACTGGAATGGGAGACGATGGAGCTGATGCTATGGTAAAGATCAGAAAGGCTGGAGGGATTACCATAGCTGAGGATGAGTCCACAGCAGTGGTTTTCGGTATGCCGAGGGAAGCAATTGAAAGAGGTGGTGCTGAGATTGTAGTGCCCTCCTATAAAATAGCGGATGAAATCATTAAAGCCGTCAGAAAGAGTTAG
- a CDS encoding response regulator — protein MTRVLVVDDAAFIRAQLKQLLTQNGFEVVGEAENGQVALRKIKELRPDIVTLDITMPEMDGIECMAEINKLESKPAVIMVSAMGQEPYVQKAILNGARGFIVKPYKPEVVINYLNKFRK, from the coding sequence ATGACAAGGGTATTAGTGGTGGATGATGCAGCATTTATTCGGGCACAGCTTAAACAATTGCTTACACAAAATGGCTTTGAGGTTGTAGGTGAAGCTGAAAATGGTCAAGTGGCACTAAGGAAAATCAAGGAATTAAGACCGGATATCGTAACACTTGATATTACAATGCCAGAAATGGATGGTATAGAGTGTATGGCTGAAATTAATAAATTGGAATCTAAGCCGGCTGTAATCATGGTTTCTGCTATGGGACAAGAACCCTATGTACAGAAAGCGATTCTAAATGGTGCACGGGGCTTTATTGTAAAGCCGTACAAACCTGAAGTGGTGATTAATTATTTGAATAAGTTTAGGAAATGA
- a CDS encoding TetR/AcrR family transcriptional regulator, whose translation MDKKNNDRRVLKTKKQLRQGLTELLKEKSIKDISVRELSERVDINRGTFYLHYKNIFDMVEQIQSEMLNDFHNVLDKHPSKSLNGKPLPILIDLFRVVAKNSDICKVLIVNNGDVAFLNQLKDLVKNRCLNDFMEVFNTGKSQNFEYFSSFIVSGCIGLLQSWLDKGLKESPEHMAMLAEQMILTGIKVIQ comes from the coding sequence ATGGATAAAAAAAATAATGATCGTCGTGTACTCAAAACAAAAAAGCAGCTCCGTCAAGGATTAACAGAACTGCTAAAAGAAAAAAGTATAAAAGACATTTCAGTCAGAGAACTCTCAGAACGGGTTGATATTAATCGAGGAACTTTTTATTTACATTACAAAAATATTTTTGATATGGTTGAACAGATCCAGTCAGAAATGTTAAATGATTTTCATAATGTATTAGACAAGCATCCCTCAAAATCTCTAAACGGAAAACCTCTGCCAATACTGATCGATTTATTTCGCGTTGTTGCCAAAAACTCTGATATATGCAAAGTACTGATCGTTAATAATGGTGATGTTGCATTCTTGAATCAACTGAAAGATTTGGTGAAAAATCGTTGCCTGAATGATTTTATGGAAGTATTTAATACAGGAAAATCACAGAATTTTGAGTATTTTTCTTCTTTTATTGTATCTGGATGCATCGGACTTTTACAAAGCTGGCTGGACAAAGGACTTAAAGAATCTCCTGAACATATGGCAATGCTGGCTGAACAGATGATTTTGACCGGGATTAAAGTAATCCAATGA
- a CDS encoding Hpt domain-containing protein, whose product MDTMIQLYMEDTEEILQKAEKCLIRLEMEYSTENINELFRIAHTIKGSSQMVGYEDIGNVMHKIEDMLDCVRNGSILFDQSIVSLCFKGLDIVKQMLEYKKENENNEMPKDLSDEALKINEDIAALIGFNKKQEKKVMAEQPAMGIVSSLLNKEAKGRNKYYVTFFIDEDAPMVSPVLLMILKSVEDIGTIAYSSVTDSYFSELSSENAISTFDIILCTNMEEAELYTYFDLFYVKGINIVDLTRSKLEENDYFFNDADHIFYSIVLKIFIKLYYLLFNRSKAIKINEEEPNIIEALYSIEFLYNEAVNVSDKMKNKDQISSFMKDLNDFFILITKMYKRKKDTKEKLHSNIQFQMLNLAKRAYIYSKGKYLFRIFKPGKEDFVSRLSNFIEKVNKSATLAIFIDLSNLDLLCENEIKALIEFKNQLKVYEIEVGIIAEGPYARRIINIFDSIKPVEEFNLFKSEFDAVLGMLCSQNFCHSLFKDHGE is encoded by the coding sequence ATGGATACCATGATCCAGTTGTATATGGAAGATACGGAAGAGATTCTGCAAAAGGCAGAAAAATGTCTTATTCGCCTTGAAATGGAATATTCCACAGAAAATATTAATGAATTGTTCAGAATAGCCCATACAATTAAAGGTTCTTCTCAGATGGTAGGTTATGAAGATATTGGAAATGTTATGCATAAAATTGAGGATATGCTTGATTGTGTAAGAAATGGATCTATACTGTTTGATCAGAGCATTGTATCTCTTTGCTTTAAAGGCTTGGATATTGTTAAACAGATGTTGGAATATAAAAAAGAAAATGAGAATAACGAGATGCCAAAGGACCTTAGTGATGAAGCTTTAAAAATTAATGAAGACATTGCAGCTTTAATCGGATTCAATAAAAAACAAGAAAAAAAAGTTATGGCAGAGCAGCCAGCCATGGGGATTGTATCAAGCCTTTTGAATAAAGAAGCTAAAGGCAGAAATAAATATTATGTTACTTTCTTCATAGATGAAGATGCACCTATGGTTTCGCCTGTATTGTTAATGATTTTAAAAAGTGTTGAGGATATTGGCACCATTGCTTATTCAAGTGTAACGGATAGCTATTTTTCAGAGTTATCTAGTGAGAATGCAATAAGTACTTTTGACATTATTTTATGTACAAATATGGAAGAAGCAGAGTTGTATACATATTTTGATTTATTTTATGTAAAAGGGATCAATATAGTAGATTTAACTCGAAGTAAATTGGAAGAAAATGATTATTTCTTTAACGATGCAGATCATATTTTTTATAGTATTGTTTTAAAAATTTTTATAAAGCTATATTATTTGCTTTTTAACAGATCAAAGGCAATTAAGATAAACGAAGAAGAACCTAACATAATAGAGGCCTTATACAGTATAGAGTTTTTATACAATGAAGCTGTTAATGTCAGTGACAAAATGAAAAATAAAGATCAAATCAGCTCATTTATGAAGGATTTAAACGATTTTTTTATTCTTATTACAAAGATGTATAAAAGGAAAAAAGATACTAAAGAAAAACTGCATTCCAATATTCAATTTCAAATGCTGAATCTGGCCAAAAGAGCCTATATTTATTCAAAGGGGAAATATTTATTCAGAATCTTTAAACCTGGAAAGGAAGATTTTGTTAGTAGATTGAGTAATTTTATTGAAAAAGTTAATAAATCGGCAACGTTAGCTATTTTTATTGATCTAAGTAACTTGGATTTATTGTGTGAAAATGAGATCAAAGCTCTGATTGAGTTTAAAAATCAATTGAAGGTTTATGAGATAGAAGTCGGTATTATTGCAGAAGGACCTTATGCCAGAAGGATTATTAACATTTTTGATTCTATAAAACCTGTTGAAGAGTTTAACCTATTTAAATCTGAATTTGATGCGGTTCTAGGTATGCTTTGTTCACAAAACTTTTGTCATAGTCTTTTTAAAGATCATGGTGAATAA
- a CDS encoding chemotaxis protein CheW, producing MATGINNASFTERQLVTFQIGEDEFGVDIMDVKEIIRVPDITRVPNAPTYVEGACNLRGNVLPIIDGRTWFNLKKEKKDENNRVLVIDVDGKATGVIVDKVSEVMRVNIADIEEPPEIVRNVDSDYLNGVVKLENGNRLIMLLDIVKALSVNNVKKQESKVQDENLQKKSNADLNINSKESIDEEQLVSFLLGKEEYAIGIMQIKEIIRTPQIVKVPNCEEYIEGVVSIRNNLLPIINLRAYFGMEHLEVNDHTRILVVDMGSFTAGIMVDKVLEVLSVPSSIIQPPPRFSTQTEDQLKGVAKLNYGKRMILMLEPSKLISADVISRISGADGIYTENRERKGMEKQLLDEEQLVTFKIDSVEYGVKIANVQEINRMTEVTKIPRAPYCIEGIVNLRGNVIPALNLRKLFNLPEKSITDATRIIIIDHNGKRTGIVVDSVSEVLRFEKTLIEAPPDTLSNGVDSDYVEGVGKLNNGKRMILILDINKVLSFS from the coding sequence ATGGCTACTGGTATAAACAATGCCAGCTTTACCGAGCGCCAGCTAGTTACCTTCCAGATTGGAGAGGATGAATTCGGGGTCGATATCATGGACGTAAAAGAAATTATTAGAGTTCCTGATATTACTCGAGTGCCGAATGCTCCCACCTATGTCGAGGGTGCATGCAACTTAAGAGGGAATGTTTTGCCAATCATCGATGGGAGGACCTGGTTTAATCTAAAAAAGGAAAAAAAAGATGAAAACAACAGAGTATTAGTGATTGATGTAGACGGTAAGGCTACTGGAGTGATTGTAGATAAGGTATCAGAAGTAATGAGAGTAAATATTGCAGATATAGAGGAACCACCAGAAATTGTGAGAAATGTGGACTCTGATTATTTAAATGGTGTTGTAAAGTTGGAGAATGGGAACAGGCTTATCATGCTTTTGGATATTGTAAAGGCACTTAGTGTCAATAATGTAAAAAAACAAGAGAGTAAAGTTCAGGACGAAAATTTACAAAAGAAGAGCAATGCTGACTTAAATATCAACAGTAAAGAGTCTATAGATGAGGAGCAATTGGTTTCCTTTCTTTTGGGGAAAGAAGAATATGCCATTGGTATTATGCAGATTAAGGAAATTATTCGCACACCTCAAATAGTAAAGGTTCCAAATTGTGAAGAATACATAGAAGGAGTAGTTTCCATACGTAATAACTTGTTACCTATAATCAATTTAAGAGCATATTTTGGAATGGAGCATCTGGAGGTTAACGATCACACCAGAATCCTTGTGGTGGATATGGGCAGTTTTACTGCGGGAATTATGGTGGACAAGGTTTTAGAGGTTTTGAGTGTACCATCAAGCATTATACAGCCTCCACCGAGATTTTCTACTCAAACCGAGGATCAGCTCAAAGGAGTGGCAAAACTTAATTATGGTAAGCGTATGATTTTGATGCTTGAACCTTCTAAATTAATTTCTGCTGATGTAATCAGTAGAATTAGCGGCGCTGATGGAATTTATACAGAGAATAGAGAAAGAAAGGGCATGGAGAAGCAATTGCTTGATGAAGAGCAGCTGGTAACTTTTAAAATAGATTCTGTGGAATATGGGGTTAAGATTGCTAATGTTCAGGAAATCAACAGGATGACGGAAGTAACCAAAATACCCAGAGCTCCATACTGTATTGAAGGAATTGTGAATTTAAGAGGAAATGTAATACCTGCACTGAATTTAAGAAAACTATTCAATCTTCCAGAAAAATCAATTACTGATGCCACACGGATTATTATCATTGATCATAATGGAAAGAGAACGGGAATTGTGGTCGATTCGGTTTCGGAAGTACTTAGATTTGAAAAGACCTTGATAGAAGCCCCACCTGATACATTAAGCAATGGAGTTGACAGTGATTATGTGGAAGGTGTTGGAAAACTTAATAATGGTAAACGAATGATATTAATTTTGGATATTAATAAGGTATTGAGTTTTAGTTAA
- a CDS encoding methyl-accepting chemotaxis protein: protein MAEQIAVAAEQQSSAAEEVEKSIQMQNLAFNELNAGAADLAQMAEDLKYSTDPQKSSESLAAASEELSANVEEANSTANEILKAMQQISAGAQAQAELTDKAARLGERLAVAAQQMSDRAKFSAEKIEELQKLLEVNKTAVDNLITGISSSAESSIISAKNIKNLEETTRRIDKIVDAIVNVTIQTNMLAVNGSIEAARAGEFGRGFSVVAGDIRALANESAENTDKIKDLVRGIQNQIQRVAADIDLSSKTSLAEVENAKKTTHNLNIIEESMIEILAGAREILKGSEESLVALEQAKKGVDQIATAAQEASSGAEQAAAAANQQAKGMQELAEAIEEISGLADELQNM, encoded by the coding sequence ATGGCTGAACAGATTGCTGTAGCGGCTGAACAGCAAAGCAGTGCTGCAGAGGAAGTAGAAAAATCAATTCAAATGCAAAATTTGGCTTTTAATGAGTTAAATGCAGGTGCTGCTGATTTGGCTCAGATGGCTGAAGACTTAAAGTATTCTACGGATCCCCAAAAATCTTCGGAATCCCTTGCAGCGGCTTCAGAGGAATTGTCAGCTAATGTGGAGGAAGCAAATTCTACTGCCAATGAGATTCTAAAGGCAATGCAGCAGATTTCAGCAGGTGCTCAGGCACAGGCAGAGCTTACTGATAAAGCTGCAAGACTAGGTGAAAGGCTTGCAGTAGCTGCGCAGCAAATGAGTGACAGGGCGAAATTCTCTGCAGAAAAAATAGAGGAGCTCCAAAAATTGCTAGAGGTAAATAAAACCGCAGTGGATAATTTGATTACTGGAATATCTTCTTCAGCAGAATCCAGTATTATTTCAGCTAAGAATATAAAAAATCTGGAAGAAACTACAAGAAGAATCGATAAGATTGTGGATGCTATAGTCAATGTAACCATTCAAACGAATATGCTGGCTGTAAACGGTTCTATTGAAGCAGCAAGAGCAGGAGAATTCGGAAGAGGGTTTTCAGTTGTTGCCGGAGATATAAGAGCGCTTGCCAATGAATCTGCGGAAAACACAGATAAGATCAAGGATCTTGTAAGAGGCATTCAGAATCAGATTCAAAGAGTTGCAGCGGATATTGATCTTTCCAGCAAAACGTCTTTAGCAGAAGTGGAAAATGCAAAGAAAACAACACACAATCTCAATATTATTGAAGAAAGCATGATAGAGATCCTTGCAGGAGCAAGAGAGATTCTTAAAGGATCAGAAGAGTCGTTAGTGGCTTTGGAACAGGCAAAGAAGGGTGTGGATCAGATTGCAACCGCTGCTCAGGAAGCCAGCAGTGGAGCTGAACAGGCAGCAGCAGCAGCAAATCAACAAGCCAAAGGTATGCAGGAACTTGCAGAAGCGATTGAAGAGATCTCAGGATTGGCTGATGAGCTTCAGAATATGTAG
- a CDS encoding response regulator: protein MKYTYKVLIADADEEILSTLKTHLEQENYEVETTQSAISALEKVKSDKYHIVLMDIDLPEMNGVELLKEIKSYDALTQIIIMAGHSTMEKILNALEYGANDYIQKPFSDVKYITQVMNCSVEKLERWRKSIIQIVQ, encoded by the coding sequence ATGAAATATACATATAAAGTTTTGATAGCGGATGCTGATGAAGAAATATTAAGTACTTTAAAAACACATCTGGAGCAAGAAAACTATGAAGTAGAAACTACTCAAAGCGCTATTAGTGCCCTTGAGAAAGTCAAAAGCGATAAATACCATATTGTTTTGATGGATATAGACTTACCTGAAATGAATGGGGTTGAGCTTTTGAAAGAAATTAAAAGTTATGATGCATTAACCCAGATCATTATAATGGCAGGACATTCCACAATGGAAAAAATATTAAATGCTCTCGAATATGGCGCTAACGATTATATACAGAAACCATTCTCGGATGTAAAGTATATCACCCAAGTTATGAATTGCTCTGTGGAAAAATTGGAGAGGTGGAGAAAATCTATTATTCAAATCGTACAATAG